The genomic DNA CGACACGCGTCACGCGACGATGTTCGGCCAGGGGTATGCGACCGCCGAAGATCGCCTGTTCCTGATGGACGTGCTGCGCCACGTCGGCCGCGGCCGCATGGCCGAGTTCCTCGGTCCCTCCGAGGCCAACCTTCACATGGACCGCGAGACGATCGCGGTCGCACCGTACACCGAAGCGGACCTGACGGCGCAGCTCGAGCTCATCCGCACCGGAACGCCGCAAGGTCCGGCGCTGGCCGACGATCTCGCCGGCTATATCGAAGGCGTCAATGCGTACGTGGCCGAGGCGCGTCTGGATGCGACGAAGCGGCCGGCGGAGTACGACGCGCTGCAGATCGTGCTGCAGGATTTCAAAGCCGAAGACGTCGTGGCGATCGCGTCTCTGGTGGGCGGGATTTTCGGAAAAGGCGGCGGAGGCGAGCTGCTGAATCACTGCGGTCTCACGCGCATGACCGGCGAGCTCGGAAGCGCGACCACGGCCCGTCAGGTCTTCGACGATTTCCACTTCAGCGACGATCCCGAAGCTCCGACGACGTCGCGAACCTATACGCCGTACATGCAGGATCTCGGTCCGTTCGATCCGGCATCCAGCCCCGACGTCGATTGCAATTCGCTGGTTCCCATCGATCCGACCGGCGACGACGTCCAGGAGCTGCTCGAGGATCTCGAAGACGGATTGACCGGCCTCAACATCGGCGCCGGGGCGATGAGCAACGCGATGTTGATCTCGGCAGAGCACACGCAGACCGGGCATCCCATCGCGGTGTTCGGGCCGCAGACCGGCTACTACATGCCGCAGCTGCTCGTCGAGAAGGACGTGCACGGACCGGGGATCGACGCTCGAGGCGTCGCATTCGCCGGCACCGATCTTTATGTGCAGCTCGGGCGCGGACGGAACTACGCGTGGTCGGCGACGTCAGCCGGCGGCGACAACGTCGATCAGTTCGTGCTTCGCCTGTGCGAGCCCGGAGGCGGCGCGGCCACCATCCAGTCCATGGGCTACCTCCGCAACGGCGTCTGCGAGCCGATCGAAACCTGGCAGCACGTGCAGGTGACCAAGCCGTCGGCCGGCGGCATTCCGATCGGGCCGCAGATCATCTACTCGTGGCGAGTCGAGCGCACGGCGCACTACGGCCCGCTCGTTGGCAGAGGGACGCTGACCGATGGAACGCCGGTTGCGATCGCAACGCTGCGCACGACCTACCGGAACGAGCTCGGGTCGGCCATCGGCTTCGCCGAGATCAACAATCCCGATTTCATGGCTGACGGCTATCCGGCCTTCCAGCAGGCAATGGGGCGCGACGTCGATTACACGTTCAACTGGTTCTACATCGACGGCGCGAACATCGGCTACCAGCACTCGTGCCGCTGTCCGAAGCGCGCGCCAGGAGTCGACCCGTATCTTCCCGCGTGGGGCGACGGCCGCTTCGACTGGAACGGATTCCTGACGCTCGCCGAACAGCCGTCGGCGCTGAATCCGCCGGAAGGATTCCTGACGTCGTGGAACAACAAGCAGGCGCCGGGTTTTCGCGCCAACGACCGCAATTTCTCGTACGGGCCGACCTATCGAAGCCACATGTTCGACGTTCGCGTCGAGCCGCTCGTGGCGGCCGGCGGCGCGGTACGGACCGACATGGTCGATGCGATGGAAGACGCCGGCACGTGCGATCTGCGCGGCCAGGACGTGCTGCCGCTTCTCCTCGATGTGCTCGGCCCGACGGCGCCGGTCGGTGCCGATGCACGCGC from Candidatus Limnocylindrales bacterium includes the following:
- a CDS encoding penicillin acylase family protein, with amino-acid sequence MNCFRPVISTSVVALLATTSFLATPSFAQTGTWRGYGDASGFLNIVPPGQDGVLNDAEAIQFEAGTYPPHVIDQLSMYGDLVYNAPGLTEERIQEFFKDASFGVRDDDVERTYSPAAGVTIVRDKGFGVPHIFGDTRHATMFGQGYATAEDRLFLMDVLRHVGRGRMAEFLGPSEANLHMDRETIAVAPYTEADLTAQLELIRTGTPQGPALADDLAGYIEGVNAYVAEARLDATKRPAEYDALQIVLQDFKAEDVVAIASLVGGIFGKGGGGELLNHCGLTRMTGELGSATTARQVFDDFHFSDDPEAPTTSRTYTPYMQDLGPFDPASSPDVDCNSLVPIDPTGDDVQELLEDLEDGLTGLNIGAGAMSNAMLISAEHTQTGHPIAVFGPQTGYYMPQLLVEKDVHGPGIDARGVAFAGTDLYVQLGRGRNYAWSATSAGGDNVDQFVLRLCEPGGGAATIQSMGYLRNGVCEPIETWQHVQVTKPSAGGIPIGPQIIYSWRVERTAHYGPLVGRGTLTDGTPVAIATLRTTYRNELGSAIGFAEINNPDFMADGYPAFQQAMGRDVDYTFNWFYIDGANIGYQHSCRCPKRAPGVDPYLPAWGDGRFDWNGFLTLAEQPSALNPPEGFLTSWNNKQAPGFRANDRNFSYGPTYRSHMFDVRVEPLVAAGGAVRTDMVDAMEDAGTCDLRGQDVLPLLLDVLGPTAPVGADARAQDMRDRLAEWADNGTHRRDFDHDGEYDDPQSPAIIDAWWPRLSRAIFDAGSGHAFDNLGIGFDDGNRRAHIGSAFQDGSYSIVLKDMRQVLGMPVSGTLSRIYCGGGDLSACRDVLWQAMSQAAADLEAEFGDPAVESWKRAIADEDVRHVAAGVPTVPAIHWINRPTFQQVVQIGEADAFACESSRTSDAAAKQPLAIESVFGDGTLVVGKPKAVCEAAEVGETAIRNEGAHLACYRARAQSSEEISTPRTASLHSPFVSGGVALSRVNSLCIAAEVDGEASPAAPSARQCFRASLTDASDPDIEIPVTDDFGTRSMRLVRLDSVCLPVSTPAHALVDATGDLACFRVRRAKGEERFTAQDVNVVTELGASTQSLVRDDLVCVPARVEVD